One Coregonus clupeaformis isolate EN_2021a unplaced genomic scaffold, ASM2061545v1 scaf0364, whole genome shotgun sequence DNA segment encodes these proteins:
- the LOC123484584 gene encoding CLIP-associating protein 1-B-like: MEWNMEYCMEQVMQKDLGRRLQVGQDIIDSILDKDKFQDLEQDQTMLDRMVDGVATNWVNSSNFKVALLGMDILSALVTRLQERFRTQIGTVLPSLIDRLGDSKDQVRDQDQALLLKIMDQAANPQYVWDRMLGGFKHKNNRTRESVCICLIATLNIWELKA, translated from the exons ATGGAGTGGAATATGGAGTACTGTATGGAGCAGGTTATGCAGAAGGACCTGGGTCGGAGACTACAGGTAGGCCAGGACATCATAGACTCCATCCTGGACAAGGACAAGTTCCAGGACTTGGAGCAGGACCAGACCATGCTGGACAGAATGGTGGATGGTGTTGCTACCAACTGGGTCAACTCCAGCAATTTCAAG GTGGCTTTGTTGGGAATGGACATACTGTCAGCTTTAGTAACAAGACTTCAGGAACGGTTTAGGACACAGATTGGAACTG TTTTGCCGAGTTTGATAGATCGACTAGGCGACTCAAAGGACCAAGTCAGAGACCAGGACCAAGCTCTTCTACTAAAGATCATGGATCAAGCTGCTAACCCACAG TATGTATGGGATCGAATGTTAGGAGGATTCAAACACAAGAACAACAGGACCAGAGAGAGTGTCTGCATTTGCCTTATCGCCACGTTAAAT ATATGGGAGCTCAAGGCTTGA